A window from Marinagarivorans cellulosilyticus encodes these proteins:
- the nth gene encoding endonuclease III, producing the protein MSEQALHDPIKNLTKAERVDLVFNTLNAHYPETPIPLDHKGPYTLLVAVLLSAQCTDARVNLITPLLWQLADNPFDMQHVPVADIQAVIRPCGLSPRKSKAISELSKILVAKYNGEVPQSFEALEALPGVGHKTASVVMAQAFGVPAFPVDTHIHRLAQRWGLTTGKNVEQTEKDLKRLYPAEFWNKLHLQFIFYGREFCTARGCDGTVCPLCKACYPKRKKPKITRK; encoded by the coding sequence ATGAGCGAACAAGCATTACACGATCCAATAAAAAACCTTACCAAAGCCGAGCGTGTTGACTTAGTGTTCAATACGCTCAATGCACACTACCCAGAAACGCCTATCCCGCTAGACCATAAAGGCCCTTACACGCTTTTAGTTGCTGTATTATTGTCAGCACAGTGCACTGATGCTCGCGTCAACTTAATCACCCCACTGTTATGGCAATTAGCCGATAACCCGTTCGATATGCAACATGTTCCAGTAGCCGATATTCAAGCGGTTATTCGCCCATGCGGTCTATCGCCTCGAAAATCTAAAGCGATAAGTGAACTTTCAAAAATATTGGTCGCAAAATATAACGGCGAAGTACCGCAAAGCTTTGAAGCATTAGAGGCACTGCCCGGCGTAGGCCACAAAACCGCTAGCGTTGTTATGGCGCAAGCGTTTGGTGTGCCGGCATTTCCTGTGGATACTCACATCCATCGCCTCGCACAGCGCTGGGGCTTAACAACAGGCAAAAATGTAGAACAAACCGAAAAAGACCTCAAACGCCTATACCCCGCCGAATTTTGGAACAAACTGCATTTACAATTTATTTTTTATGGCCGTGAATTTTGTACAGCAAGGGGCTGTGATGGCACCGTTTGCCCACTGTGCAAAGCATGTTACCCCAAACGCAAAAAACCAAAGATTACACGCAAATAA
- a CDS encoding energy transducer TonB translates to MNQAMFNEEVFNEEVFSEKLFSNKVFSESAYATLFLSSISKWFFAAVTAGVTTIALVALMHILIVAPKLEAPIIVDRPMPNIVLKEPIIEDQNIAPLPPKPVAAEPEPALPPLVAQQITGDEGGYTPVAPPKPTGGDKLAILPSSFPVARMMVAPDYPARAANKGIEGFVDVRFDVTKTGATSNIEVISAQPEKIFNKSAVNAIKRWKFTPYERDGEVVAFYGMSRRVVFSLEN, encoded by the coding sequence ATGAATCAAGCCATGTTTAATGAAGAGGTGTTTAATGAAGAAGTGTTTAGTGAAAAATTATTCAGTAACAAAGTGTTTAGTGAAAGTGCTTATGCCACGTTATTTTTGTCTTCAATCAGCAAGTGGTTTTTTGCCGCCGTTACGGCTGGTGTCACGACGATTGCTTTGGTAGCGCTTATGCATATTTTGATAGTGGCTCCCAAGTTGGAGGCACCTATTATTGTAGATCGTCCAATGCCGAATATTGTGTTAAAAGAACCGATTATTGAAGATCAAAATATTGCGCCTTTACCCCCCAAGCCTGTTGCCGCAGAGCCGGAGCCAGCATTGCCGCCTTTAGTGGCTCAGCAAATTACAGGTGATGAAGGTGGTTATACCCCAGTTGCTCCGCCTAAGCCTACTGGTGGCGATAAACTAGCCATTTTACCCAGTAGTTTTCCCGTTGCTCGTATGATGGTGGCGCCAGATTACCCAGCGCGAGCGGCGAACAAAGGTATAGAGGGTTTTGTGGATGTTCGCTTTGATGTTACAAAAACAGGTGCTACCAGCAATATAGAAGTAATATCGGCGCAGCCAGAAAAGATATTTAATAAGTCGGCTGTCAATGCCATTAAGCGTTGGAAGTTCACGCCCTATGAGCGCGATGGCGAGGTGGTAGCCTTTTACGGTATGAGCCGCCGTGTGGTCTTTAGCTTAGAAAACTAG
- a CDS encoding RtcB family protein, with protein MPVFIEFNKANSKGDVPIKVYTHAIDPKAITQLKNTATLPIVGPHVAAMPDVHLGVGATVGSVIPTRNAIIPAAVGVDIGCGMNAIQLSLRSTQLPDNLALMRSAIERAIPVGLSAHKRISARDAACNPLAASLEKITKAHPDIKKRLKKADTLWVTQMATLGSGNHFIEVCIDEAGYVWLMLHSGSRGMGNAIGSYFIERARKQIENRARKLIDKNLAWFDEAQTDFHDYMAAVNWAQEYARINRQEMMKLTLRAIEPFLPKFTITHEAINCHHNYVEQEQHFGETLYITRKGAINAKRGQLGIIPGSMGDKSFIVRGLGNADSFCSCSHGAGRVMSRSAARQRFTREDLATQTRGVECRKDSRVIDEIPAAYKNIDDVMNNQSDLVDIVHTLKQVICIKG; from the coding sequence ATGCCTGTTTTCATAGAATTTAATAAAGCCAATAGCAAAGGCGATGTACCCATTAAGGTATATACCCACGCTATTGACCCTAAAGCAATTACACAACTAAAAAATACCGCGACATTACCCATTGTGGGCCCTCATGTAGCCGCTATGCCCGATGTGCATCTGGGTGTAGGCGCAACGGTGGGTTCGGTTATTCCAACACGCAACGCAATTATTCCGGCTGCCGTTGGCGTGGATATTGGTTGCGGTATGAATGCTATTCAGCTATCGCTACGTAGCACGCAATTGCCAGATAACCTAGCCCTTATGCGCAGCGCTATTGAGCGTGCAATACCTGTAGGCTTATCAGCACATAAACGCATTAGTGCACGCGATGCAGCCTGTAATCCACTCGCCGCATCGCTAGAGAAAATAACCAAAGCGCATCCAGACATCAAAAAACGCCTTAAAAAAGCCGATACGCTATGGGTTACGCAAATGGCAACACTCGGCAGTGGCAACCATTTTATTGAGGTGTGTATTGATGAGGCCGGTTACGTTTGGTTAATGCTACATTCTGGCAGCCGCGGCATGGGTAACGCCATTGGTAGTTATTTTATCGAGCGCGCCCGAAAGCAAATTGAAAATCGAGCGCGTAAACTTATCGATAAAAACCTCGCATGGTTTGATGAGGCGCAAACCGATTTTCACGACTATATGGCTGCCGTTAATTGGGCGCAAGAATATGCGCGCATTAACCGACAAGAAATGATGAAGCTTACACTGCGCGCAATAGAACCTTTTTTGCCTAAGTTCACCATTACGCATGAGGCGATTAACTGCCATCATAATTATGTTGAACAAGAGCAACACTTTGGCGAAACACTCTACATTACTCGCAAAGGCGCTATTAATGCTAAGCGAGGGCAGCTAGGGATTATTCCCGGTAGCATGGGCGATAAATCATTTATTGTGCGCGGCTTAGGCAACGCTGATTCTTTTTGCTCCTGCTCCCACGGGGCAGGCCGCGTAATGAGCCGAAGCGCTGCACGGCAGCGCTTTACCCGCGAGGATTTAGCGACACAAACACGCGGCGTAGAGTGCCGAAAAGACAGCCGTGTGATCGACGAAATTCCAGCGGCTTATAAAAACATTGACGATGTCATGAATAACCAAAGCGACTTGGTAGACATTGTTCATACACTTAAACAAGTAATTTGCATTAAGGGGTAA